Sequence from the Mugil cephalus isolate CIBA_MC_2020 chromosome 20, CIBA_Mcephalus_1.1, whole genome shotgun sequence genome:
ATCTGTAGAAAGAGATTTATAGAAAGAGAAGTTCTAGAGATGTCCAAATTAAGCACCACTATGTGCACTGCATTTATGAATCTAATGTTCCCCACTCAGGTAGGTTTCGTGTAGACCCAGCCTTTTATTGACTCTGTTTGCATCCCAGAATCCTCCTGGGTTGCCTAGTATTGCTGTGGCCTGGCTCGTGTGCGTTCTGCGCGGCAGCAGCTTTGTTATCGACTGGCACAACTACGGCTACACCATCATGGCGCTGAGCCATGGTCCGACACATCCTGTCGTCCGACTGGCAAAGTGGTGAGTactgctgcagagctgtgatGCTTTATGGATGGATTAATTGATCAAACACTTAAGACATGTCCTTTTTTATCCCCCTTTCCCAAGTCTTTCAATAAATTCCTGATTGGTGGTGCCTAATTTCTAGATTTCCAGTCATTTACCAGATTGAgcagatttaatgtttttttttctgataggCATTTTCATTCTTATCTTACAGGTATGAGCACATCTTCGGGCCTCTGGCCACCCACAACCTGTGCGTTACCAACGCGATGAAGGACGACTTGCAGAAAAACTGGGGCATCAAGTATGATATGCTTCGCACTCTCAGTGTTGAACATCCCACTTTTAGTGAACAAGAACAGAATCAGAAATTTATGGCACAattctctgctgtgtctctgacaAGCTGTGGAAGGTTTGGTTCTTATTGGATCTTGCAGTGTCATAAACATCGGTTTCTTCTTTGCAGGGCGACAACTCTGTACGACCGACCCGCCTCCATCTTCAGGGAGGCTCCTGTGAAGTTGCAGCACGAGCTCTTCATGAGGCTGGCCGACACTTATCCTGAGTTCAAGCACACGGCGTGAGTGTCACTCAAGTATTTCAGTCAccaaaaatcttttaaaaaccatCAACAGTTGCTTCAGTTTTAACATGCGCTGCAACACATGCAGaataattttatgtttatgtgagTGCAATTAGTggagcattagcattttatgcAGTTTGATGCTGAATGTACTGTTTGCACATTGGTCGTTCAGAATTTTTCaaaacatctgtgtgttttcagatctGAGGATCCAGAGGTGGAGGCAGAGGGAACTGTGTTCTCAGTTCGTGACCCCACTGACGGCTCCGTGGCGTTGAGAGCAGAGCGACCTGCGCTGCTGCTCAGCAGCACCAGCTGGACAGGTCAgagaagacattaaaaaaaaaaaaataccgtggATGAATGTCTGCGGAGAAGAACATCATTACTCTGTACCAAAGCAGCCAAGAGTTCAACCTTTATGAACCATacgttcttatttttttatgctttttatgtGATTATTTCATCTCTTGATTTAATCTCGTAATGACACTGTGGTTAACTGTTCTTAATTCATCCCTCCACAGAGGATGAAGACTTTTCCGTCCTGCTTAAGGCTCTTGAAGGTACAAAGCATTTTATACTGAAATTAACAATAAATTAGTAAAAAATGTATATCTTTAGTTTTCacatataatattttttttcttaacagtgTATGAAGGTTTCATTAAAGGAGGAGCAGTGTTACCGTCGTTAGTCTGCGTGATCACAGGTAATAAACTTCTCTCTGCATCAAATCAGTCTCAGAGGGAACAAATAATAAGTAAAAGAGGGTTTTAATTGCTCTGTCTTGTTTAGCTCCAACTAATAACTATAGTACCCACTATTGAGGTTATTCCTATTCCTTCACTCTCCACCTAGAAGGacttcttttgtatttttgtgttgtgaATTCATCAAAGGCATCAGGGACATACTTCCACTAACATGTAAGTATTTGTGCAGGTAAAGGTCCTCAGAAGGAATACTACAAGAAGCTCATTGACTCGCTGCATTTGGAGCACGTGAAGATCTGCACTCCCTGGCTGGAGGCAGAAGACTACCCTGTCTTAttaggtattttttttaataatattcaaTCATGTCGAATATGtagaataaatgtttgcaattcaGGCGAACATTTGAAAACTACGAATACAACAGAGAAGCTTGATTTTGACCTCCcactcttgtgtttgtgtgtgtttttgtcctccaGGTTCAGCAGATCTCGGTGTTTGTCTCCACATGTCGTCCAGTGGTCTGGATCTGCCCATGAAGGTGGTGGACATGTTCGGCTGCTGCCTTCCCGTCTGCGCCATCCACTTCAACTGGTGAGAACGCAACACGGCACAAATAACGCTCCGTTTCATCTGTTTCCGACATCATTGTCTTCatgcatattattattacagtttatttaaaaagggaTCATGCACATTAAGACACAAATCAGAGCTTTAAGACCAACTCTGGATTACACATCACCTATACTAGTTTAACATTGCTATTAACATGTTCTTTTTTGCCTCAAGTTGATTTAAAATTCAactcatctgtcttttctctccagTTTACATGAGCTGGTGAAGCACGAGGAGAACGGACTGACCTTCAAAGACTCTCTGGAGCTAGCTGAGCAGCTCAAGGTGAGAGGATCACCTGGAAACAAAATATAGCTGACTCTGAACtcttaattattattgtcatttcttGAAACATACAATGACACCGTTAACGTTACCTATTGTCCCATTGCCCAACATAGAGGGGGCAGAGTTTGTGAGGTATACTGAATTCAGGAGTGATAGAGATTGGTGCTTTACACAATCTTTGCTCGTGCTTCTTTCAAGAGACTAATGTTGACGTGGTTGTTTTCAGTCTCTCCTGTCGGAGTTCCCCAGTTCAGATGGCAGATTGGCTGCATTCAGAAGGAACATCCgcaccagcagagggcagcgcTGGGACGACAACTGGGACCAGAACGTCCTGCCTTTGATCGCTGGTCCGAGATGAAATACACATGTATCAATAGAGCGGGAAACAGGGCCACCACAGAGacctttttaaaactgttgacACCTCTGACTAGGTCGGGGTTTACACTCACTAATGAGCATGTGCAGTTACCAagaatacacttttttttttttttttacattcctgCTGTTTTGTCCTGCTTCACTTGAATGTATAAAAGACACTTTGATACGttgtacatttgtaaataaaaactttattgtgCTACAGTTGTGTCACCTGAACAGTTTAATGAGCTCTATAGCAGAGTTTCTGTTGTAGGGAAATACGTGGCTGACTGGTCCTGTCATCACCTGATGGCTGATTCCAGCATTTtctgccaaaacaaacacaaatgtgtgagCTCAATGAAGCACCCTGAAGCTTACCCTAGTGCACAACTCACAGTTCATGTATTAAACAAAGGCAGGAAACTGTAAATACCACAGCTGACACATGAATTTCTAACATCCTCAGTGGTTTCTTACCGAGCTGCTTTTTGAAGCTGCCGTACGTGTCTGGGTTTCTAACCGTGGAGCAGATGAGGACCTCAGCAGATGAACACCTCAGGATCTTGGACAGCAGCTTCACCAGACTTCCTGCCACTTCAGGGTCGTACACCACATCTGCACCAGAAAGAAGCTAGTCGGTTAGACTTCAACATTCACATGTTCACATATTCACAGACAGTCTCAAGAGTCTGAAAGGTGTTATTTACAGAGACGGGGTCTAATCAGCAGAAGGATGTTTTGATTTATCATGACCAATATGTTTTAGCCAGTAGCTGTGTCAGTTCCTTTCCCTGCAAATAATAACTGAACCTGCAGCAATGACGGTGTCTGCCCCAATCTCTTTCAGCTTTTCCTCCGACGCTGTCGTCCAGTCCAGCTCCTCGATGCTAACTGCAGGAGACCCCTGCTCGGTCAGACCGTTCACATGGACGTTGTCTCCGAGTTTCTGCAGGACTCTGGAATGACAGTCGCTGAAGACGAATCTGTTGGGACTGCATGAACGGCAGATGGTGATACCGGTCAGCCCCACGCCGCTGCCCAGCTCCAGAACCGTCCTGCAGACAGAACGGATGTAAATGCTCAACTCGTACTTGTGGCTTTCTAGAGGATAATGATGATTcattcaacattaaaatatgtgggCAACAAAAAGTGATCTACTCATACTGAACAATTAAGTGTCAAATCTGAGTCTCCAACTAACTTGATAAAAGactaattcagtttttaaaattgcATTGAACCTTTCACACAAGTTATATACAGGACGTCTGTTAATGCTAATCAGCACAAGATGCAACAGCTGATACATCTGATCGTTCTGATACCGGCCACTGAAGACCTGCTTGTGATCCAGAGCCCACTCTGCCAGGTAGAGTGCAGCTTCCCAGGTCACCAGTCCCGTCGTCCCCTCTGAGATCAGAGCAATGTTTTCCAGCAGGCTGACGGCTTCACCGTTGGGCTGCAACATACAAAGTGAAGATAGACACATGGattttatcctctttttttttatggttcaAGCTAGGAGTATCTTCTGATTTGGGctgaataaataactgaaaGGATTTGGTGGTCGATCTGGGCAGAATGAAAAACGTGAAAGAGTCACCTTGAGTAACCAATGGAAACTTTTTAATCAATTAATAGACCATAAAGGGTAAGTGCTGTGTGTTTGGTACCAGTAAGTAGCTCTTGTAGCACTCGGTCGTCTCCTCAGCTCCTACCACCTCAGCCAGAGCATCGTACAGCTCGTCCAGAGGATCACAGTCTGCAGCCTcctgctgtggaaaaaaaaaaccaccgGATTCCATTTACTATTTGGTAACCGATAGCTAACGAAACTTCTTCATTAAACAAAGCTTTATGAAAAGTGGAATTTGTTCTGAATGCAGCTCAGAGACAAACACTGACCCGTCTGATGAGCTCAGAGAGAAACAGCCTCCTGTATTTGACCGATGGCGGAAAGTTCTGACACAGAGGATGAAGACacgtctgtaaaaaaaaaaaaaaaaaaaaaaaacaagcaaacaagaaaaacataacTGATTACTCAGAacaattttattattacaatatgCTGTATTGGACTGTACATTGCCCCACTTACACGTTTTAGTATCTCTGAAATGAACGCTGTTGACTTGTTCCTCTCAAGGTCTTTTTGCACAAACTGTAAACAATCGGATATGAGACAGTGACtttgatttttaatattattatagtCAAAATAATAACCAGCATTCTCTACGTTATATATGTGTCAACTTTACCGTGAAACTGGGGTTCAACTCTGCATTTGAGATAAAAAAGCAGGAAATGTTGTTCAGTTTAGCCCTACCGCCGGGTCATATCTGTGCCGAATTACGCAGAATGGTCCGTCGATTAATTTGGGATATCATTTGAATGAGTGAAGATGTTGCTAATGAGGGCATGCTCACAAAGACACATATTTTGAATAGAGTTTCGCGAGATATTAGCTCCTTGTTTTATCTCTTACTCACCGTCCAGGGTAACGAAGCCAGACGACTCATAGCGAAAAACGAAACCTGGAAGTCTTTTAAAATATCCTCATCTTTTACGgtccttttctctctgatttCTTTTGTATGCGCCATCTTCCAcgtgtgttttgtttacttcctgcttACCCATAATCCACCGCGATTTTTATCTGGCGAGAGTCACCGGCTAGTgtagtttaaatatatatatattccaacTACCTGGCTGGTCGTTTTTTTAGTGAAAGCATCAAACAGTAATTATTAATCAACTGCATCATAAATACTCATTATAATCACTCGTGACATACAAAGCATAACAACGTGTGTTTAGAAAGGGAAAGGGAGGCGGGTGAGACGGGTTATTCAGGGGGCCCTATATTTTTTACtgcaaaataacatttcacaaaTCAAACATTGATTGTGGAGGAACTTTAAAgattaaactgttgttttgtgtttgaaggATGTGGGAATTTGAAATCCATAAGACCTACTCCAAACCTCTTGCCCAGCTGGTAAGGATCCACTCTGCACACTAGTTTGAATTGAACTGATActtcattcacttcattttctcctgtaAATGTGTTCAGTCCGCTCAtcacctcttttcttttcttgtttcaggTGCGGGAGTCGAGCAACAGCATGAAGAATAGAGATGTGGAGTTTGAAGCCAGAAGACTCCTCCAATCTTCAGAGCCCACGCCTCCTGATTTTCAGTAATTTACACCTGCCATTCATTTCTAAAccgattaaatagttaacacagcagcaaaagaaacaaaacctaCAATACAGAATTACACAAGTGCAATCACTGagaaatctctctctctctctctgtatatatatatatatatatatatatatatacacacacacacacacacaatatttctatatgtatgtatgtatatatataaactcaAATTGTGCAGCTTTAGCTCTGAGACTAAAACAAGTTGCATAATGAACTCACCAAATCAAGATGAAGGTCTCAGATATGAAGGTGACTCATGCACCATAGAAGAACTTCTAGCAGGTCAGGAAAACTGGTTTGACAGGACATGACGGTAGTAGAGAATATAGACGTTTATGAATTACCACTTGTCATTTAATCACACGTTTAGTGTGTTTCTTCACATAAACCCTTAAACATACAGATATGTATATCTTTATAAACATTTTATGTGGAGCTATTATACTTTTAAGGTATTTGACCCTTAATGATTCAAAATCATCAGGCAAAACTAATGCTTTAGTATTTACATCGAAAATTTCAGCTGGTGTGGATAGACCCCTCATCTGCATTACATTTCTTTGTGCACACTGAAGTGCGTGCATcgataattaaataaataaatagcagttatgacatacattttttaggtatttatttatttaattatttatggcatatatatttagatattagggatttatgtatttatttattatttatggtaTAAATCTGTAGGTATTTTTTCTGcactcattatttatttatttattttttagttatggcggagttggtcctccatacagTCTATGAATGAACTATAAATTAAGACAAAGGGCTTTCATTGCATTGCATCTGTGAAAattgtgataataaataaataatatgttgcaaataaaataaaattaatcttttaaaattaaaatgccaTGGTTACTTTTTAGcatacatttatataataatatgtatacACTTAGAAAGACATCTATTTAGTTAGTTGTTGAGTTTGATGCTAAGaatatgttttgttatttttagtcTTGTGTCTTTCATCCCGCTCTTTTCTTGCTGCGTCACTGCAGGACGAGATAAATCTCTTTACAGTTGGGCCAACTCCTCATTCACAGCAACAGCACATATTGAACCTTCACTGGTGAGTAAcaagaaaattatatatatttcattagaaaaactaaaaacaacaaagtagaTCAATTTGTTAATTATTACGTCTTAAGAACTATTTCTCTTGTGAAATGTGTTAGTAATCACAACGAATAACAAAAATATGTCTGTTTAATAGTATGCaaacctgaataaataaataatatatatatatatatattacaaaacAGCTTTAGTCATTACTGATAAGCCAGTACATAAATGATAgttaacaaatatatataaatatatatatatcagtttaCAAGAGTTTACTATTGCAAAACAAAAGtatcataaaataaagacaGTATATTAACTGTGATGCGGGAAACAATAATATAGCACTGCCAATAATGAATTAACGAATGTACATTCGTAAATCAAcataaaatagaaacagaatggCTAATATTAATGAATAAACTTTTAGTTTGGAAGTCAAGCTTCCTGTTGTGACAATCAGTCATATTAACAGATAACACACAGTATTATCATTGGTATAAAACAGTAATGTCGAGTTCAATGATGATTTATGTCAATGATTTAATAACGTGTGACCATCGCCAATAACGTGAGCATTGGCCATAACCGTGTAGATTTCAGTTTCCAGTTTTTGTTGAAACCGAAGTGACTAAACATGTGCCATCATTTCAGGGAGATAGAATACAAATATTGTACCTAAGTGTTATTGTTTTAGACTTTTCATTCTTTGTCATTTGAAATTCTAATATCTCCGCAAGTCGACTAGGCGGAACCCTTACGAATTCGTCGGAGCCTTTTAGAGAAACGGACTGTCAACAATGAAAATGGCGGCGGTCTCGTTACAGCTAAAGGCATAGAGCGAACTCTACTCGGCGTTTCAGATGGAAGGTGAAAGCCTGTGCTTGTATTAAGAAAGGTAAATGGTGAATTGTGTTCTACCTTTTCGCGTATCTATACTGATGTCACACAATTTGACATTTACGCTGGCTGTTTTAGCGCGTGTCACTGAATTAAATTATACTTTTAACACTTTTAGTGGACGGACTTTACTGAGCATCGAGCCGGAGTTTGTAAGATCGAGGACCGAATAAATCAGCGTTACGCCGTTAtaatttttcatatatatgttTAGTAAGGTCCCTATATTTTTTGAGCTAGCTCTACAGTTAACCTACTTTCTCGTGCTAGCTTGCTAATTGACATTTCTGCCACGGAAATCAATGGCATTCCTACCCCGGGCTTTCAATGTTGCCACAACAACACGCTGCAAACTCAATATTTGAAGGGCAAAAAGGAGACCGACCGTCTAGTCCCGTTATTATTCCATCACCAAACTCCCTTCACACGGGGGAAATTTAGCGTTTTTCTTCGGTCTACTTCTTCCGTTCTTCCCTTAAACGTGAATAGTGTCCATCAgaggactatttttttttcatgaagagTAAGGATCTGCTTTACAATCCGGCAGGTATTGTTCATTTACGtacagttaattttatttaatttcatttattttttcgaGAGAGGTTGTGGTTAGTTAGGTACACTTTGCAGGCGGCGTACGTGCTACATGAAGCAATGTTAGATGCTGCAGAATTTATAATCTATAGATGCATTAAATATGGGACcgttcaaaacacaaactgcgatacagaaaaaaaaagataatactgctttgtttcagttcttcaaacagaaaaaataaaggttgtaatttccatttatttcataATAGTCATGTTAGTAGTAATCCCAGTTTCTCTCAGCAGGTCTTCAAAAATTAGTTTTCCATCTCGTAaattttctattaaaaaaaaaaaaaagtaagaagagAACAAGTAGCTTCTACTGTTTAACAGTGGTCTTCTGTTCTCCAGACATAAAAACATGGCAGTTGTCTTTATCCTTGATTTTTCagtacatattttttaatcctCAGTTTTAATCTTAACTCTGCTTTATTGGCTGCtcttaatagtttttttgtttttttttttcatcctctttctcAGACCATCAAAGCTGCTGGAGGCTGAACACTGATCTACAGTAGTCATGGTCCTGAAGATCTTCTTCCCACAGTGCTGTAACCGGGCAGACAGCGGGCTGCTGGTGGGCCGCTGGATCTCTGGTCATGACTCAGCCGTGGTGCTGGCGGTCATCCACTACCCGTTCATCCCCGGCCAGGTCAAACAATACGTCCAAAAGGTTGGtgcagctgactgactgactcttTATAATCCTTTATAATCCATGAGTCCTATCTGGAAAGAAAAGCAGGCTTATCGTAGGAAACTATTTTGTCCAGCAGGTGTCACCTTTGTTCCTCTTTCTATTCATTGAAACTTCTCGTTCAGTTAGTACAACATGAACTAGCATTAAAAAATCCTTTTGGATTGCTTTCCATTTTCTGGTCCAAGATGCAGGCCCAAAGCGGGGTGGAGCTGTCAGTGCTGGGCTCCTGGAGTTTACCCAAAGAGGGTCAGGAGGGCATGGAAAGCTTCCTCAGGGACCTCAGCACCATCTTCCCCCAGGAACGCTGGCTTCAGATCAGACGTCAGATGGGAAAGACGGGCTTCACCTGTGAGATCCTCAAGCAGGGTCCAAGTGAGTCCATCGAACTCGGCCAGTGAGTCAATATGCCAGAATAGTaagtttaataaaacaaatggaaccatttattttttgtcacaatCAGATGGAAGAATAGCTGAGCgtaaggaaaaaaagaagcaagagGAAGCGGATGGCGgggatggagaagaggaggatgaggagaaggtCATCTTTGTCCACTACGAGCAGAGGAAGGTGATGCTGTCGCAGCTTCACCCCATTCAGAGTGGAGACCGAGACCCTAAAACAGATCCGCCGTCCGAGCTGAGACAGGTAGAGAAAAAATAAGCTAGAGTTTTTTGTTCCACATTCATTTCTTGTA
This genomic interval carries:
- the alg1 gene encoding chitobiosyldiphosphodolichol beta-mannosyltransferase, with product MATLCSSAAFLALFSLFAAGFVGCYVTDSSVTCPAVSLAVVTGLLSLWWRSLRQRDGGTDRRVCVLVLGDIGRSPRMQYHSLSLSRHGYHVTFVGFLDTKPHQDVLNEKKIKIVPIAEVRGVRVGPKILTYVTKVIVQSLQLLHVLLSMELQSHILMQNPPGLPSIAVAWLVCVLRGSSFVIDWHNYGYTIMALSHGPTHPVVRLAKWYEHIFGPLATHNLCVTNAMKDDLQKNWGIKATTLYDRPASIFREAPVKLQHELFMRLADTYPEFKHTASEDPEVEAEGTVFSVRDPTDGSVALRAERPALLLSSTSWTEDEDFSVLLKALEVYEGFIKGGAVLPSLVCVITGKGPQKEYYKKLIDSLHLEHVKICTPWLEAEDYPVLLGSADLGVCLHMSSSGLDLPMKVVDMFGCCLPVCAIHFNCLHELVKHEENGLTFKDSLELAEQLKSLLSEFPSSDGRLAAFRRNIRTSRGQRWDDNWDQNVLPLIAGPR
- the eef2kmt gene encoding protein-lysine N-methyltransferase EEF2KMT isoform X2, whose protein sequence is MAHTKEIREKRTVKDEDILKDFQVSFFAMSRLASLPWTFVQKDLERNKSTAFISEILKRTCLHPLCQNFPPSVKYRRLFLSELIRREAADCDPLDELYDALAEVVGAEETTECYKSYLLPNGEAVSLLENIALISEGTTGLVTWEAALYLAEWALDHKQVFSGRTVLELGSGVGLTGITICRSCSPNRFVFSDCHSRVLQKLGDNVHVNGLTEQGSPAVSIEELDWTTASEEKLKEIGADTVIAADVVYDPEVAGSLVKLLSKILRCSSAEVLICSTVRNPDTYGSFKKQLENAGISHQVMTGPVSHVFPYNRNSAIELIKLFR
- the eef2kmt gene encoding protein-lysine N-methyltransferase EEF2KMT isoform X1, with the translated sequence MAHTKEIREKRTVKDEDILKDFQVSFFAMSRLASLPWTFVQKDLERNKSTAFISEILKRTCLHPLCQNFPPSVKYRRLFLSELIRRQEAADCDPLDELYDALAEVVGAEETTECYKSYLLPNGEAVSLLENIALISEGTTGLVTWEAALYLAEWALDHKQVFSGRTVLELGSGVGLTGITICRSCSPNRFVFSDCHSRVLQKLGDNVHVNGLTEQGSPAVSIEELDWTTASEEKLKEIGADTVIAADVVYDPEVAGSLVKLLSKILRCSSAEVLICSTVRNPDTYGSFKKQLENAGISHQVMTGPVSHVFPYNRNSAIELIKLFR